The Candidatus Binatia bacterium genomic interval ATTGCATGACCGAGACGATGGAGTGTTACGGGCCACGTCCCAAGCCTCTCAGATTAGAGGTGTCGGCGCGCAACGCGTTGGTGGACGCTCTCGACGAAGGGCGCGGAGCCGTCGTCGTCACTGGCCACTTCGGCAACTGGGACGTCGCCGCCAAGACGCTGAGCGACTACGGCCGTCCCGTCAGCCTGGTGATGGCGCGCGAGGCGAACGCGACGACACACGAGTACGTGCGCCAGGCCCGCGATCGTGCCGGCGTTCGGGTGATCTACTCGGACTCCTCGGTATTTTCATCACTCAATGTAATTCGCGCTTTGCGACGGAACGAAATCACCGCGATTCAGCTGGACCGCGCCAGTGGCACGAGCGGCATGCGGCCGATCCCATTCTTTGGAGCGCCGGCACCCTTCCCTTCCGGTCCCTTCGTGCTGGCGCGGCTATCTGGAGCTCCGTTGATCCCGGTATTCATTCCGCGGCTGGGGAAGCGGCACTATGCCGTCCGCGTCGGCGGAAGCTTCACGCTGCCGCGTGACGCGCGGGACGCGCACGCCTTGGAGCGTGCCATGACCGAGGTCGTGCGCGAATTCGAGACGGTGGTGCGCCTGTTCCCAACCCAGTGGTT includes:
- a CDS encoding lysophospholipid acyltransferase family protein yields the protein MERRGTTLAQALRFDGLWWRKFAYLGCVYGPEWWKQLSPPAIAAIIFMLVGRNRRGAIANMERILGVRGAPAAAAALRMFAEFAHCMTETMECYGPRPKPLRLEVSARNALVDALDEGRGAVVVTGHFGNWDVAAKTLSDYGRPVSLVMAREANATTHEYVRQARDRAGVRVIYSDSSVFSSLNVIRALRRNEITAIQLDRASGTSGMRPIPFFGAPAPFPSGPFVLARLSGAPLIPVFIPRLGKRHYAVRVGGSFTLPRDARDAHALERAMTEVVREFETVVRLFPTQWFQFAPFWPADSVPVEAQPAACSDTSEPLRARR